One part of the Longimicrobiaceae bacterium genome encodes these proteins:
- a CDS encoding DUF4242 domain-containing protein: protein MPRYLIERELPGAGNLSPEDLRGVAQKSCGVLREMGPEVQWVQSYVTGDKITCIYLAPDEESVREHARRGGFPANRVLEVHAVIDPTTADAAR, encoded by the coding sequence ATGCCCAGGTACCTGATCGAGCGCGAGCTTCCCGGCGCCGGCAACCTTTCCCCCGAGGACCTCCGGGGGGTCGCCCAGAAGTCGTGCGGCGTGCTGCGCGAGATGGGCCCCGAGGTCCAGTGGGTGCAGAGCTACGTGACGGGCGACAAGATCACCTGCATCTACCTCGCGCCCGACGAGGAGAGCGTCCGGGAGCACGCGCGCCGGGGCGGCTTCCCGGCGAACCGCGTCCTCGAGGTCCACGCCGTGATCGATCCCACCACCGCGGACGCGGCGCGGTAG